Proteins encoded together in one Macadamia integrifolia cultivar HAES 741 chromosome 8, SCU_Mint_v3, whole genome shotgun sequence window:
- the LOC122086704 gene encoding stress protein DDR48-like, which yields MTNTEASGTVSERQRSGKFLGDGSGKDSRIVFEKKEHRRSFGSGNSYRSKSEEGTLGAVGREEIRINNGSYSSPNGRRYNATRTRSFGSGNSYRSKSEEGTLDAFGREEIRTNNGSYSSTNGRRSNATRSRSFGSGNSYRSK from the coding sequence ATGACAAATACAGAAGCATCGGGTACTGTGAGTGAGAGGCAAAGGTCGGGGAAATTTCTTGGAGACGGGTCTGGAAAGGATTCTCGTATTGTCTTTGAGAAAAAGGAGCACAGACGAAGTTTTGGCTCAGGAAATTCATACCGGTCGAAATCAGAGGAGGGCACATTAGGTGCAGTTGGAAGAGAGGAAATTCGGATAAACAATGGAAGTTATAGCAGTCCCAATGGACGTCGCTATAATGCCACTAGAACCCGAAGTTTTGGCTCAGGAAATTCTTATCGATCGAAATCAGAAGAGGGCACGTTGGATGCATTTGGAAGAGAGGAGATTCGAACAAACAATGGAAGTTATAGCAGTACCAATGGTCGTCGATCTAATGCCACTAGAAGCCGAAGTTTTGGCTCAGGAAATTCATATAGGTCGAAATAA
- the LOC122086703 gene encoding toll/interleukin-1 receptor-like protein has product MASAPTVVPSSSCSSSASPMTYDVFLSFRGADTRHNFTHDLYAALVEKGIKTFKDDEEIKIGDVISEALERAIKKSKFAIIIFSRNYASSTWCLEELSLIMERWERHGQKVFSVFLNGVNPLDVKHQKGSFGEPFGLHEQQFGPEMTEKWRSALRRATADEVSGWSFKDFG; this is encoded by the coding sequence ATGGCCTCCGCTCCCACTGTTGTCCCGTCTTCTTCATGCTCATCCTCTGCCTCTCCAATGACATACGATGTGTTTTTGAGTTTTAGAGGAGCAGACACACGGCACAACTTCACACATGACCTTTATGCTGCCTTGGTCGAAAAAGGAATCAAAACATTCAAGGACGATGAGGAAATTAAAATTGGAGACGTGATCTCTGAAGCGCTCGAAAGGGCaatcaagaaatcaaaattCGCCATTATCATATTCTCAAGGAACTATGCTTCTTCAACATGGTGCTTAGAAGAACTTTCCTTGATCATGGAACGCTGGGAAAGGCATGGCCAAAAAGTTTTTTCAGTTTTCCTCAATGGTGTCAATCCACTGGACGTAAAACACCAGAAGGGGAGCTTTGGAGAGCCCTTTGGCCTGCACGAACAACAATTCGGCCCAGAAATGACGGAAAAGTGGAGGTCAGCCCTGAGAAGAGCAACAGCAGATGAAGTCTCCGGATGGAGCTTCAAAGACTTTGGGTAA
- the LOC122087152 gene encoding uncharacterized protein LOC122087152, producing the protein MSLSIATPPRELSSFRVLTASHQQCLLSRISRLSIDNVPLPATITLIRMGGGPRTFPGGVSKWQWKRMQAKKAKQLLKARLCRERQIYEMRKRSELRAAVSELERPWEVVERAPTLFSVRADEQLKVLADRFQRPGGYDLWTERDGPQLFQTADGLPSARFFPKGVVHSIKPYGSIADSSVEEAMGSNFQGSVAESVSEGYVSRVGNRSRKSKKPHKPGERRRSDWKREAGIGDSPTGREEWMTNTEASGTVSERQRSGKFLGDGTGKDSRVVFEKKGHRRSLGSGNSYRSKSEEGTLGAVGREEIRIKNGSYSSPNGRRYNATRTRSFGSGNSYRSKSEEGTLDAFGREEIRINNGSYSSPNGRRSNATRSRSFGSGNSYRSKSEEGTLGAVGREEIRMNNGSYTSANGRSNTSRKRSFGSGNSYRSKSEEGTFGAVGREEIRMNNGSYSNANRRSNTNRTLSRSRATHTGDVYNMSLQDDGSYEL; encoded by the coding sequence ATGTCCCTCTCGATTGCCACACCGCCTAGAGAGCTTTCTTCGTTTAGGGTTTTAACTGCTTCACATCAACAATGCCTTCTCTCCAGGATTTCTCGGCTTTCGATCGACAACGTTCCTCTTCCCGCGACTATTACGCTTATTCGAATGGGTGGCGGTCCCCGGACGTTCCCTGGAGGAGTATCGAAATGGCAATGGAAGCGAATGCAAGCCAAGAAAGCAAAGCAACTCCTTAAGGCTCGACTCTGCCGAGAGCGACAGATATATGAAATGCGAAAGCGGTCTGAACTGAGAGCTGCCGTCTCTGAACTCGAGCGGCCATGGGAGGTTGTGGAGAGAGCTCCAACGTTGTTTTCCGTCAGAGCCGACGAACAATTGAAGGTATTGGCCGATAGGTTCCAGAGGCCGGGCGGCTACGACTTATGGACTGAGAGAGATGGACCACAGCTATTTCAGACCGCCGACGGTCTCCCTTCAGCAAGATTTTTCCCCAAAGGTGTTGTGCATAGCATTAAACCATACGGGAGTATTGCAGATTCTTCCGTGGAAGAGGCTATGGGGTCAAATTTTCAGGGTTCAGTTGCAGAATCTGTATCGGAAGGGTATGTTTCAAGAGTAGGAAATCGATCTAGGAAATCCAAAAAGCCACATAAACCTGGAGAAAGACGTAGGTCTGATTGGAAAAGGGAGGCAGGAATTGGAGATTCTCCAACTGGACGAGAAGAATGGATGACAAATACAGAAGCATCGGGTACTGTGAGTGAGAGGCAAAGGTCGGGGAAATTTCTTGGAGACGGGACTGGAAAGGATTCTCGTGTTGTCTTTGAGAAAAAGGGGCACAGACGAAGTCTTGGCTCAGGAAATTCATACCGGTCGAAATCAGAGGAGGGCACATTAGGTGCAGTTGGAAGAGAGGAAATTCGGATAAAGAATGGAAGTTATAGCAGTCCCAATGGACGTCGCTATAATGCCACTAGAACCCGAAGTTTTGGCTCTGGAAATTCTTATCGGTCGAAATCAGAAGAGGGCACGTTGGATGCATTTGGAAGAGAGGAGATTCGAATAAACAATGGAAGTTATAGCAGTCCCAATGGTCGTCGATCTAATGCCACTAGAAGCCGAAGTTTTGGCTCAGGAAATTCATATAGGTCGAAATCAGAGGAGGGCACATTGGGTGCAGTTGGAAGAGAGGAGATTCGAATGAACAATGGAAGTTATACCAGTGCCAATGGCCGCTCTAACACCAGTAGAAAACGAAGTTTTGGCTCAGGAAATTCATATCGGTCGAAATCAGAGGAAGGCACATTCGGTGCAGTTGGAAGAGAGGAGATTCGAATGAACAATGGAAGTTATAGCAATGCCAATCGTCGCTCTAACACCAATAGAACTTTATCAAGATCTAGAGCGACCCATACTGGAGATGTATATAATATGAGCTTGCAAGATGATGGAAGTTATGAATTGTAA
- the LOC122086706 gene encoding uncharacterized protein LOC122086706 — protein sequence MAATTSKWRFDVFLSFRGEDTRENFTRCLYEALDGEEIETFMDDESVQRGKLIFDEIKDAINKSRCAIIIFSRNYANSTWCLNELAWIMERCQNYGQKVIPVFLTGADPSDVRELKGNIGEPFGLLKRDYGPEMVDRWRSSLTLAGQLAGRTLHGVGNEKKLVEIVVKDVLMLLNVLPKKEREVKNSPSEKSLKAPQQYPIGLDAKAIASSAKSACPSTGIRINEPKQSFDKSKTYPIRQQQGQLVVREDSHDRNEKKLQNSLGKMSLNAHKHLIGVDPKAPKKIEAKATSNSANRAIPKAPKNKEAKAKSNSANRAIPSTSIKTSVPKQSYYKSKTNCMGLQGQLIKAEEKQKYQNVPKRSYHGGQVYDSSDDSSSTSYSSSSSDDSSD from the exons ATGGCGGCTACGACGTCCAAATGGAGGTTCGATGTATTTTTGAGCTTCAGAGGAGAAGACACACGGGAAAATTTCACACGTTGTCTCTATGAGGCACTAGACGGGGAAGAGATCGAAACATTCATGGATGATGAGAGCGTCCAAAGAGGAAAGCTAATTTTTGATGAGATCAAAGACGCAATCAATAAATCAAGGTGCGCCATTATCATATTCTCAAGGAACTATGCTAATTCGACATGGTGCCTAAATGAGCTCGCCTGGATTATGGAACGCTGCCAAAATTATGGTCAAAAAGTTATTCCAGTTTTCCTCACAGGTGCAGATCCATCCGACGTACGAGAATTGAAGGGGAACATTGGAGAGCCTTTTGGCCTACTCAAAAGGGACTACGGCCCAGAGATGGTGGATAGGTGGAGGTCTTCACTCACGCTAGCTGGTCAACTCGCTGGACGCACCTTACATGGCGTTGG GAATGAAAAGAAATTGGTTGAAATAGTTGTGAAAGATGTCTTGATGCTCTTGAATGttttgccaaaaaaagaaagagaagtcaAGAACTCCCCCAGTGAGAAGTCACTGAAAGCCCCCCAACAATATCCCATTGGATTAGATGCCAAGGCCATAGCTTCCAGTGCCAAGAGTGCCTGTCCCAGTACTGGTATACGAATTAATGAACCAAAACAGTCATTTGACAAGTCGAAGACATACCCTATAAGGCAGCAGCAGGGACAGTTGGTCGTCCGGGAGGACAGCCATGATAGGAATGAGAAAAAACTCCAGAACTCTTTAGGTAAGATGTCCCTAAATGCCCACAAACATCTCATTGGAGTAGATCCCAAGgcccccaaaaaaatagaagccaAGGCCACATCTAATAGTGCCAATCGTGCCATTCCCAAGgccccaaaaaataaagaagccaAGGCCAAATCTAATAGTGCCAATCGTGCCATTCCCAGTACCAGTATCAAAACTAGTGTACCAAAGCAGTCATATTACAAGTCGAAGACAAATTGTATGGGGCTCCAGGGACAGCTGATCAAAGCGGAGGAGAAACAGAAGTATCAGAATGTACCAAAAAGGTCATATCATGGAGGGCAGGTGTACGACAGCAGCGACGACAGCAGCAGCACCAGttacagcagcagcagcagcgaTGACAGCAGCGACTAG